The following are encoded together in the Spirochaetales bacterium genome:
- a CDS encoding DNA polymerase III subunit alpha encodes MFWDSSFHIPIHLRSNYSLLGGCLSPEEICRYASTKGFPAVGMVDRNNMYGLPRFLAAAGRFGIKPVAGVAVRTGGGDLFTAYIMNRKGFSRIAGIITALLYEESPFRKDERKSSHDPVADLLEHGWDGLSIVSDNFSLLKRLAGRERRGLFVKLTWGRGYIGLLRAARAMSLPVIGINDGVVLDRNDVWFFNLLRAIDLNTTIGRLPEGEKLLSHQRIATTDEMEAFFSAVPEALRNAAVLADESAAEEIVGKGYVFPRFRDLDENGAFSLLRRLCMAGVGRRYGSIRPDIEKRLNYELSIIRRKHFAAYFLVVHDIVSRCPRTCGRGSSAASIVSYLLGITHIDPLKYNLFFERFLNMGRKDPPDIDVDFPWDERDIVLKYVFDTYRGRSGMVANHVTFGRRSCIREPAKALGIPEEEIGRLVSLWREEKRDGLPPYLKKVSERIFGFPHYIGVHCGGVVVTPEPITGYTHLQPSIAGYPVIAWEKEGTEDAGLVKIDLLGNRSLAVLRDTIEFIGERYGRKIEWDRFNPLDNKKARQLIGNGNTTGIFYIESPATRQLLKKMKRGDFEHIVIASSIIRPAANMYIREYVRRLGTGTYTPLHPLIGETLKETLGIMVYQEDVSRVAIDLAGFSVEEADALRKIIAKKDREHRLADFREHFVMGGRARGVSEEVLVTVWNMILSFKGYSFCKPHSASYALVSYKLAYLKAYYPLEFMTSVINNGGGYYSRQTYLNEIRRMGFAVLGPDVTASRYDYSIEDRRENGEVRAALRVGLGQLVELSREFVESIIREREMKPFRGFQDFLRRTHPGLPEMRILIRSGALDRLGEKLSRPAMFWLYFNTEKSDGFFLIPPVPDFIGDYPAGIKLRDEIATLGLIISHHPLAVFRKRIACRLTKKSIFPFISSREIPAFINRQVCIAGLIVTGKEVVTKADETMIFVSFEDPYSMFETVFFPPVFRRFFPLLEEVGIYLITGKVEEDQGAISINVDAIEKLSRS; translated from the coding sequence ATGTTTTGGGATTCTTCTTTTCATATACCGATACATCTCCGCTCGAATTATTCGCTTCTGGGCGGTTGCCTTTCCCCGGAGGAAATATGCCGCTATGCGTCGACAAAGGGATTCCCCGCCGTCGGCATGGTAGACCGGAACAACATGTACGGCCTCCCCCGTTTTCTGGCGGCGGCCGGACGCTTCGGGATAAAACCGGTGGCCGGCGTCGCTGTCCGGACGGGGGGCGGGGATCTCTTTACCGCTTATATCATGAACAGAAAAGGCTTTTCGCGTATTGCAGGCATAATCACCGCCCTTCTCTATGAAGAAAGCCCCTTCAGGAAAGATGAAAGAAAATCCTCCCATGATCCTGTCGCCGATCTCCTCGAACACGGATGGGATGGGCTTTCAATCGTTTCGGACAACTTTTCACTCCTCAAACGGCTTGCCGGACGGGAAAGGCGGGGTCTTTTTGTCAAGCTTACCTGGGGAAGGGGCTATATCGGACTTCTCCGTGCCGCTCGGGCCATGTCACTGCCTGTGATCGGCATCAATGACGGGGTCGTTCTTGACCGTAACGATGTGTGGTTCTTCAATCTTCTACGGGCAATCGATCTCAACACGACCATCGGACGGCTGCCGGAAGGAGAAAAACTCCTTTCCCATCAAAGAATCGCGACAACGGATGAAATGGAAGCCTTTTTTTCCGCAGTGCCCGAAGCCCTTCGTAATGCCGCAGTCCTTGCGGATGAGTCGGCCGCAGAGGAGATCGTCGGGAAGGGGTACGTATTTCCAAGGTTCAGGGATCTCGATGAGAACGGGGCATTCTCCCTGCTCCGGCGGCTTTGTATGGCCGGTGTCGGAAGGCGGTATGGTTCCATTCGGCCGGATATCGAGAAGCGGTTGAATTACGAACTCTCCATTATACGCAGAAAGCATTTTGCCGCTTATTTTCTGGTGGTTCACGATATTGTGTCCCGTTGTCCCAGAACATGCGGCAGGGGGAGTTCGGCGGCGAGTATCGTCTCCTATCTGCTTGGTATTACCCATATCGATCCCTTGAAGTACAATCTTTTTTTCGAACGCTTTCTCAACATGGGAAGAAAAGACCCGCCGGATATCGATGTTGATTTTCCGTGGGACGAACGTGACATTGTCCTCAAGTATGTGTTTGACACATACAGGGGGAGGTCAGGGATGGTGGCAAACCACGTGACCTTCGGGCGGCGGTCGTGTATCAGGGAACCGGCAAAGGCCCTCGGGATTCCGGAAGAGGAGATCGGCAGGCTCGTGTCCCTGTGGAGGGAAGAAAAGCGGGACGGCCTCCCCCCGTATCTGAAGAAGGTTTCCGAACGAATATTCGGGTTTCCCCATTATATTGGGGTTCACTGCGGCGGGGTGGTCGTCACGCCCGAACCGATTACCGGTTACACCCACCTCCAGCCTTCGATTGCCGGATATCCGGTGATCGCGTGGGAGAAGGAGGGAACGGAAGATGCCGGTCTTGTCAAGATCGATCTCCTGGGCAACAGGTCCCTGGCGGTTCTCCGTGATACCATCGAGTTCATCGGAGAGCGCTACGGGAGAAAGATCGAATGGGACCGTTTTAATCCCCTTGACAACAAAAAAGCGCGGCAGCTTATCGGAAATGGAAACACGACCGGCATTTTTTATATCGAATCCCCCGCGACCCGGCAGCTTTTAAAAAAAATGAAGCGGGGGGATTTTGAACATATCGTGATTGCGAGTTCCATAATACGGCCCGCCGCGAATATGTATATACGCGAGTATGTGAGAAGACTCGGAACCGGTACCTATACACCCCTTCATCCCCTCATCGGAGAGACCCTGAAGGAGACCCTCGGGATCATGGTCTATCAGGAGGATGTCTCCCGTGTGGCAATCGATCTGGCGGGGTTTTCGGTGGAAGAAGCGGATGCGCTGCGCAAAATAATTGCCAAAAAGGACCGGGAACACCGTCTCGCCGATTTCAGGGAACACTTTGTCATGGGCGGACGGGCGAGGGGTGTTTCGGAGGAGGTCCTCGTTACGGTGTGGAATATGATTCTTTCCTTTAAAGGGTATTCCTTTTGCAAACCCCACAGTGCCTCTTACGCGCTTGTTTCCTACAAACTGGCCTATCTAAAGGCGTACTATCCCCTCGAGTTCATGACTTCTGTCATCAATAACGGCGGCGGATACTATTCGCGCCAGACCTATCTCAATGAAATCAGGCGAATGGGATTCGCCGTGCTCGGGCCGGATGTGACGGCAAGCCGTTACGACTATTCGATAGAGGACCGGAGGGAAAACGGCGAGGTCCGGGCGGCACTCAGGGTGGGGTTGGGTCAGCTCGTCGAACTTTCCCGTGAATTTGTCGAGAGCATAATCCGCGAAAGGGAAATGAAGCCCTTCCGCGGGTTTCAGGATTTCCTGCGGCGGACACATCCCGGGCTTCCGGAAATGCGTATTCTTATCCGTTCGGGGGCACTCGACCGGCTCGGGGAAAAACTCAGCAGACCGGCCATGTTCTGGCTTTACTTTAACACGGAAAAGAGTGACGGATTTTTTCTCATTCCCCCTGTTCCGGATTTTATCGGCGACTACCCGGCGGGAATAAAACTCAGAGATGAGATCGCCACCCTGGGACTCATTATATCACACCACCCGCTTGCCGTTTTCAGAAAGAGAATCGCCTGCCGCCTCACAAAAAAATCCATTTTCCCCTTTATCTCGTCACGGGAAATACCCGCCTTCATAAACAGGCAGGTTTGTATCGCGGGGCTTATCGTCACCGGCAAGGAGGTGGTGACAAAAGCAGATGAAACAATGATATTTGTGAGTTTTGAGGATCCCTATTCGATGTTCGAGACGGTGTTTTTCCCTCCTGTTTTCAGGAGGTTTTTCCCCCTCCTTGAGGAGGTGGGGATTTACCTCATCACCGGGAAAGTGGAAGAGGATCAGGGGGCGATCAGTATCAATGTCGATGCGATTGAAAAATTAAGCAGGTCGTGA
- the cysK gene encoding cysteine synthase A — protein MEFFTNILNTIGNTPLLKLARMGAVPIFAKAEFMNPAGSIKDRVALYLIEQAEKEGKLKPGMTIIEATSGNTGIGVTFVGVHKGYRVIIVMPEDMSVERKKIIKAFGGELVLTPADKSIPGSIAKLKEMVTDNPGMFVPDQFNNPHNPEIHYMTTADEIWRQMEGDVAAFVAGVGSGGTLAGVGRFLKEQDADIHVVAVEPANASALLGHEPGLHQIQGIGDGFIPEVLDVSLVDEVITVTDDDAIHTARDLAKKEGTLVGTSSGANVWAALQVSKKLGPGKNVVTVLPDRAERYFSTALI, from the coding sequence ATGGAATTCTTCACGAATATATTGAATACGATCGGAAATACTCCCCTTTTAAAACTCGCCAGGATGGGGGCCGTCCCTATTTTCGCCAAAGCGGAGTTTATGAATCCCGCGGGGAGTATCAAGGACAGGGTCGCCCTCTACCTGATCGAGCAGGCGGAAAAGGAAGGGAAACTGAAACCCGGCATGACCATTATCGAGGCCACCTCCGGGAATACCGGTATCGGTGTTACTTTTGTAGGAGTTCACAAAGGCTATCGCGTCATTATCGTAATGCCGGAAGATATGAGTGTCGAACGGAAAAAGATCATCAAGGCATTCGGCGGGGAACTTGTCCTTACACCGGCGGACAAAAGTATACCGGGATCGATCGCAAAGCTGAAAGAAATGGTCACGGATAATCCGGGGATGTTCGTTCCCGATCAATTCAACAATCCCCATAATCCGGAGATTCATTATATGACAACGGCCGATGAAATCTGGAGACAGATGGAAGGGGATGTGGCGGCGTTTGTCGCCGGAGTGGGAAGCGGCGGGACACTCGCGGGTGTCGGCAGGTTTCTCAAGGAACAGGACGCTGATATTCACGTCGTGGCGGTCGAGCCCGCCAATGCCTCGGCATTACTGGGTCATGAGCCGGGTCTACATCAGATTCAGGGCATCGGCGACGGATTTATACCCGAAGTCCTCGACGTATCACTGGTCGATGAAGTGATTACGGTTACCGATGATGATGCGATCCATACCGCACGCGACCTCGCAAAGAAAGAAGGTACCCTTGTGGGAACTTCTTCCGGTGCGAATGTATGGGCAGCTCTGCAGGTTTCCAAAAAACTCGGACCGGGGAAAAATGTCGTCACCGTGCTTCCCGACCGGGCGGAACGATATTTCAGTACCGCACTGATATAG
- a CDS encoding site-specific DNA-methyltransferase: protein MEKTLHSLSFGDSRKISSIKNNSIDLILTSPPYPMIQMWDELFSGYSPAIKKALDTSDGPQAFDLIHDELDNVWRESFRVLKNGGFACINIGDATRTIGDTFRLFPNHSRILESCSRAGFEVLPMILWKKSTNAPNKFMGSGMLPAGAYVTLEHEYILILRKNGKRTFSNESEKKRRRESALFWEERNTWFSDIWEIGGARQQIEKADIRKRSAAFPFHLAYRLIAMYSVRGDIVLDPFCGTGTTVYTAMGLCRNSIGIDIDDTILSVFGEDLDLFLGRINGYTEKRILDHWEFVESREAVGGTLRHTNIHYGFPVMTSQEKELILYFIEDYTDLGGNRFQCTYSRKTGFKRSKQEPEQTGWLFPGTGT from the coding sequence ATGGAAAAAACCCTTCATTCGCTTTCTTTCGGGGATTCGCGAAAGATATCCTCTATCAAAAATAATTCGATCGATCTTATCCTTACTTCGCCCCCTTACCCGATGATTCAGATGTGGGACGAGCTCTTTTCAGGCTATTCGCCGGCCATCAAAAAAGCCCTTGATACATCCGACGGTCCGCAGGCTTTCGACCTCATACATGATGAACTCGATAATGTATGGCGTGAATCCTTCCGGGTGCTGAAAAACGGGGGATTCGCGTGTATTAATATCGGTGATGCGACCCGTACCATAGGTGATACCTTCCGGCTTTTCCCGAATCATTCCCGTATTCTTGAATCCTGTTCCCGTGCGGGGTTCGAGGTTCTTCCGATGATTCTCTGGAAAAAATCGACAAACGCCCCGAACAAATTCATGGGGTCGGGCATGCTTCCCGCGGGAGCATATGTCACCCTTGAACATGAATATATCCTCATCCTCAGAAAAAACGGGAAACGGACCTTTAGCAATGAAAGTGAAAAAAAACGCAGAAGGGAAAGCGCCCTCTTCTGGGAGGAACGAAATACATGGTTTTCCGATATCTGGGAAATCGGAGGGGCACGCCAGCAGATCGAAAAAGCCGATATCAGAAAAAGAAGCGCTGCATTCCCCTTTCACCTCGCCTACCGTCTTATCGCCATGTATTCGGTGAGGGGAGATATTGTCCTCGATCCCTTTTGCGGAACGGGAACAACGGTATATACCGCCATGGGATTATGCAGAAACAGCATCGGTATCGATATCGATGACACAATATTGTCCGTGTTCGGAGAAGACCTTGATTTATTCCTCGGGCGGATAAACGGCTATACGGAAAAACGCATCCTGGATCATTGGGAGTTCGTCGAATCCCGGGAGGCGGTGGGTGGGACCCTTCGGCACACAAATATACATTACGGCTTTCCGGTCATGACATCACAGGAGAAGGAACTTATCTTATACTTTATCGAGGATTATACCGATTTGGGCGGCAATCGATTCCAATGCACCTATTCACGGAAAACCGGATTCAAGCGAAGTAAACAAGAACCTGAACAAACCGGATGGCTTTTCCCCGGTACCGGCACATAA